From the genome of Pseudomonas putida:
GGCGCAAACTGACAAACCGGCCGCTACCCTTGCGGGCGCAAGCTTGCCATGGCCACAAGCCGAGGGGACCGGGCCTGCCCAGGCACCTGGATATTCACTGAAATCCGCATACCCTCATTACCGTCTCAGTTCGCCAAACGCTCGCCGAAACCAGGAGACCTTCGCGTGCAAAACCTAGACACTCAATTCGAACGCATCCGCACAGGCCAGATGTACAACGACCTCACCCCCGAGCTCGTAGCCGCCCGCGAGCAGGCCGTGCTGCTCAGCAACCAATACAACGCCAGCTTCTCGCGCCCCGCTGCCGAACGGCAGGCCATCCTGCGCCGCTTGCTCGGCAGCATCGGCGAGGGTGTGCATTTCGAGCCTACATTTCGCTGTGAATTCGGGCGCAACATCCACATCGGCAACAACTTCTACGCCAACTTCGACTGCGTGATGCTCGACGGCGGCGGGATCTTCATCGGTGACGACGTGCTGCTGGCCCCACGGGTCGGGATCTACACCTCCAACCATGCCATCGACGCCGCCGAGCGCGCGGCGGGCGGCTGTTATGCCAAGCCCGTGCGCATCGGCAACCGGGTATGGATCGGCGCCGGCGTGCATGTGAACCAGGGCGTGACCATCGGTGACGGCAGCGTGATTGGTTCAGGCAGCGTAGTGACTTCGGACATACCGCCGAACGTAGTGGCCGCCGGCGTGCCGTGCCGGGTCCTGCGGCCTATCACCGACGCGGACAAGACCGGGTTCAGGCCCTGAGAGAGAAACGGTAGGAACCGGCTTGCCGGCGATGACGCCCCTACAGCCCCCCGCTTGCATCCAGTGCCATCAGTATCGGAGAATCGCGGAAACAATTCTCATTAACTGACGCCACATGCCAGCTTCCTCGCCCCCCTCACCCCAGGACACCGTCGGCACCCTGTACCGCGACCACAGCGACTGGCTGCACCAGTGGCTGCGCAAGCGCATGGCCTGCAGCGAGACTGCCGCCGACCTCGCCCACGACACCTTCGTGCGCCTGCTGAGCACACGCCGGGTGTTCGACCTGCGCCAGCCGCGGGCCTATCTGAGCAGCGTGGCGCGCAGCATCCTCATCGACAGCTACCGTCGCCGCTCGATCGAGCGCGCCTATCTGGAGACCTTGGCCAATCTGCCCGAGGCGCTGGAGGTCTCGCCGGAAACACGCCTGCTGATCCTCGAAACCCTGGTCGAAATCGATGCCATGCTCGATGGCCTGGGTGCCCGCACCCGTAGCGTGTTCCTGCTGTCGCAACTCGAAGGGCTGAGCTACGTGGAGATCGCCCGGCGCCTGTCGCTGTCGGTCACCACCGTGAAGAAGCACGCGACCCGGGCCCTGACCCACGTCCTGCTGCACCTGGAGGGCTGAGCCATGAGCCCGGCGCTGAACCGCGAAGTGCTCGAAGCCGCTGCCAGCTGGTACGTCGAACTGCGCTGCGCGCCCGGCGACCCGGCGCTGCTCGGCGCGCACAGCCGCTGGCTGGCGGCCGACCCCAGCCACGCGGCAGCCTGGAGCCGCGTGGGCATGCTGCAGAGCAAGCTCGAGCGCATCACCCCCGGCATCGGCGAGCGCACCCTCAATAGCGCCTTCGCCCGACGCCGCGCCAGCCTCAAGGTGCTCGGCGTGCTCATGCTCGTGGGTGGCAGTGGCTTGCTCGGCTGGCGCCAACCGACGCTGCGAGCATTGCGGGCCGACGAGCAGACCGCCATTGGCGAACGGCGCGACCTGACCCTGGCCGATGGCAGCCAGTTGCAACTCAACACCGCCAGCGCGGTGAACATCCGCTTCGATGCACGCCTGCGCAGCATCGAACTGGTACGCGGCGAAATCGCCATCAGTACCAGGCCGGACCCACTGGGCCGGCCTTTGCTCGTGCATACACCCGAGGGTTCGGTGCACGCCCTCGGCACGCGGTTCGTGGTACGCCGCAAGGGCGAAGGGTCGCAGGTCAGCGTGCAGGAGCATGCGGTAGAAGTGCGCCCGGCCTCGCTTACAGGGCAGGTCACCCGTGTCGAGGCCGGGCAGTGCGTCAGCTTCGACGCGCAACATTGCCAGGCGGTCCAGCCGGCCAGCGGTGACGAAGATGCCTGGACCCAGGGCATGCTGGTGGTCCACAACTGGCGCCTGGAGGCATTCTTGCGCGAGCTCGGACGCTACAGGCGCGGGCACCTTGGCTGCTCGGCCGACATCGCGGCGTTGCGGATTTCCGGCGCGTTCCAACTGACCGACAGTGACCTGGTGCTGCGTAACCTGTGCACCACGCTGTCGCTGCAGGCCCGCCACTTCACGCGCTACTGGGTGCAGTTGCAACCGGCCTGACGGTCACCTGAAAAAAATATCGCCTGGGGGTTATCGATTTTCTTTCTCATTCGACTTGGTCTGTAACTGCACTCACCTGGCCAACTCGGCGAAAGGAACTCCCATGCCCTCCACCGCTCTGATCCGCGGATATCGATACGCTCCCTTGCAGCAGGCCCTGCGCCGGGCCCTGCTGGGTAGCGTGCTGGTGCTCGCCAGCGTGCCACTGCACGCCCAGCCCCACCCGACCGCGACCACCGTGGCGATCGCCGCCGGCCCGCTGGAAACCGCGCTCAAGCAGTTCGCCGCCGCCACCTCGACCAGCGTGTCCTACGAGCCGGAGCTGGTCCGTGGCCTGCGTAGCCCAGGCGTCAGTGGCGAGCACAGCCCCGGCGAAGCCTTGCAGATTCTGCTCGGTGGCACAGGGCTGCACATCATCGCGGTCGACGACGGCAGCTTCTCCCTGGCCCCCGACAGCGCAGGTGCCCTGGAGCTGGGCGCGACGACAATCTCCAGCCAGCTCCTGAACGCGACCTCGGAAGGCACGGGCTCCTACGCCGCTCGAGCGGTAACCATCGGCAAGGGCGTGCACAGCCTGCGTGAAACCCCGCAGTCGGTCACGGTGATGACCCGCAAGATGCTCGACGACCAGAACCTCAACACCCTCGAGCAGGTGCTGGACAAGACCCCAGGCATCACCGTCTACGACTCGCCCATGGGCGGCAAGTACTTCTATTCGCGCGGCTTCAACCTCGACGGCCAGTACCAGTACGACGGCGTGCCGCTGGATGTGGGCGGCAACTACGTGCAGGCCAACAGCTTTTCCAGCGACATGGCGTTCTATGACCGGGTCGAGATCCTCAAGGGCGCGGCCGGCATGATGAAAGGCTCCGGCTCCTCGGCCGGTGGCGTCAATTTCGTGCGCAAGCGTGGCCAGGACAAGCCCACCACCACGGTCACGCTGTCCGCCGGCAGCTGGGACAACTACCGCGGCCAGGTGGATGTCGGCGGCCCGCTGAACGAGTCGGGCACCTTGCGTGGCCGCGCCGTGGCGACGCTGCAGGACCGCCAGTATTTCTACGACAATGCCGATCGCCAGGACCAGGTGTTGTACGGCGCCCTCGATTGGGACGTCACCGAGGACACCACCCTGGGCTTCGGCCTGGCCTACGAGGATGTCGACGCCTCGCCGTGCTACCACGGCCTGCCGCGCTACGCCGATGGCGCCGACCTCAAGCTGTCGCGTTCGACCTGCCTGGGCGCCAGCTGGAACGACCTGCAAAGCCAGCGCATCACCGCCTTCGCCGACCTCAAGCACCGTTTCAACGAAGACTGGACGCTGAACTTCGCCTCGATCTACACCCACAACAACCAGAACATCGAGTATGGCTACTCCGAGGGCTCGGTCCCGGTCGGTGCCAGCAGCGGGGCCATGAGCCGCTACGCCGGGCGCTTCGACTACGACCAGGACGACTACGGCTTCGATAGCTACGTCGACGGCAAGTTCGAGGCGTTCGGCCTGGAGCACGAGATCATCGTCGGCGCCAACGCCAGCGACCAGAAGACCCATGATTACTTCGCGCTCATGAGGCTGACCGGTAGCCAGAACCCGTTCGACCCCTCCTCGGACTTTCCCCATCCGTCCAAGGACGACTACCTGGTCGACCCGATCCGTGGCAGCAGCGTGCCCACCGAAACGCGCACCCGCCAGTGGGGTACGTACGCCAACCTGCGCTTGAAACTGGCAGAGCCACTGACGTTGGTACTGGGCGCACGGGTGAGCTGGTACCGCAACCGTAGCGATTCCTTCACCCAGGCCTGGGGAGGTTACTGGGTCAACAACCGCAGCCAGGAAAACGGCCAGGTCACCCCGTTCGCCGCTGTGCTGTACGACCTGAACGACCAGTGGACCGCCTACGCCAGCTATTCGGATATCTTCCAGCCGCAGAGCAACCTGGTGAACGCCGAAGGCCAATCCTTACAGCCAAAAACCGGCGCCAACTATGAAATCGGCATCAAGGGCGAATTGCTCGACGGCGGGTTGAACACTGCGTTCAACCTGTTCCGCACCATCGAGGACCACCGCGCCGAGACCGACTTCATCGGGACTTGCGCAGGGTCTGGAGACGGCTATTGCTACACCGACAGCGGCAAGGTCCGTGCCCAGGGGTTCGAGGCCGAAGTCAGTGGTTCACCGATCGACCGCCTGCAGCTGCTGGCCGGGTATACCTACACCCAGACCAAGTACTTGAAGACCATCAACGACACCGACCCGACCGAGCTGACCTTCACTTCCAGCTTCATTCCGCGGCACATGCTCAAGGTCTGGGGTGATTATCAGTTGGCCGGCGCGCTGGATCGCTGGACGCTCGGCGCAGGCGTGAACAGCCAGAGCGACAATTCGCGCAGGACCGGCACCACTCGCGTGGTGCAGCCTGGTTATACGCTCTGGAGCGGCCGTGTGCAGTACCGCATCGACCAGAACTGGAGCGTCGCGCTCAATGGCAACAACCTGTTCGACAAGAAGTACTACGCGACCATTGGTGCGCCTGGATGGGGCAACTTCTATGGCGAGCCGCGCAACTTCATGGTGACCCTGAAAGGGACGTTCTGACCGCTAGGAGCGACTTGACCGCGAACATCGGCACAGCCGGTGCCATACACCGTGGTGTCTGCTTCGCGGGTAAACCCGCTCCTACAGGATCTCCATTGCTGCCATGGCCTGCGCCGTACCTGTGGGAGCGGGCTTGCCCGCGAACACCGGCGAAGCCGGTGCCATACACCGCGGCGTCTGCTTCGCGGGCAAGCCCGCTCCTACAGGATCTCCACTGCTGCCATGGCCTGCGCCGTACCTGTAGGAGCGGGTTTACCCGCGAACACCGGCGAAGCCGGTGCCATACACCGCGGTGCTTTGTTTGCAGGTGAACCCGCTCAGGGCCTGCGTTGTACCAAGGTGTGCCTGCAAGCGCCCTAACCCGCCAGCACCGCGCGCACCACATGATCGGCCATCGCTCGCCGCGTCTGCAGCGTCGCGCTGCCCAGGTGCGGTTGCAGCACCACATTGTCCAGGGCAAACAATGCCTCGGGCACCTGGGGTTCGTCTGCGAACACATCCAGCGCCGCACCGCCGAGCCGACCATCGCTCAACCGCGCCACCAACTCGCCCTCGTCGACCACGCTGCCACGGGCCACGTTCACCAGTACGCCTCCTGCGCCAAGCGCCTCCAGTACCTGGGCATCGACCAGATGCCTGGACCCCGCGCCACCCGCCGCCGCCACCAGCAAGATGTCGCTGGCCTCGGCCAGGCTACGTGGGTCACCGTGGTACGCATACTCACAACCCGCCAATGCCCGTCGATTGTGGTAAGCCAGTTCGACGCCAAACGGCCGCAAACGCTCGGCAATCGCCGTGCCGATGCGCCCCAGGCCGATGATGCCCACCCGTTGCCCGCGCAGGCTGGTCCCCAGCAGCGGGAAGCCCCCCTGGCGCCAGTGGCCGGCCCGTACGAAACGGTCGGCCAAGCATACCTGGCGCAACAACGCCAACAGCAACGCCACAGCCTGGTCGGCCACCGCATCGGTGAGGATGTCGTCGGTAGTGCTGACACGAATTCCCCGCAGGCGCGCCTGCTCCAGGTCGATGGCATCGACGCCGACGCCATTGACCGCAATCAGCGACAGCTTGGGCAACGCCGCCATGAGCAAAGGCGGCACGCCCTGCGCGCCATTGGTGACCAGTGCCGCGAAGCGCTCCGGCCGCTCGGCCCACAGCGCCCGGCGGGCATCGGCATCGTATGCACGCACCAGCACGAAGCGCTCGGCCAGGCGGGCCTCATGCTCGGCCAGCAGCGGCGCCAGCATCAGCAGTGCCGGCTTGGCCGTCCCCCCTTGCGCCTCGTTCATGCGGCCTCCAGTTCCAGGCGCGAGTTCGAGGATGCCTTGGACCGCCCGAGCATCGCTGCCGGGATCGCCATGATCAGCACGCCGCTGACGAACAGGCACAGACCGAGCACATAGGTGCCATTGTTGATGTCGCCGGTGAGGTTCTCCGCCACAGCGGTGATCATCGAACCGGTAAAGCCCGACAGGTTGCCGATGGCGTTGATCATGCCAATCCCCGCAGCAGCCGCTACGCCGGAAAGCACGGTACCCGGCAGGGTCCAGTAGATCGGCATGAGGCTGAGCACACCGGAAGCGGCCACGGTCAGGAACAGGATCGACAGCACCACATTGCCGGAGAACGCCGCGCTGAGGATCAGCCCGCAGCCTCCGATGAACGCAGGCACCGCAGCATGCAGGCGGCGCTCGCCCGTGCGATTGGAGTGGCGTGCGTTGAGGAACATGGCGATCACCGCCACGCCATAGGGAATAGCGGTCAGCAGGCCGATCTCCAGGCTGCTGGTCACGCCCGCGCTCTTGATGATCGACGGCATCCAGAAGGCCAGGCCGTAGAAGCCGGTGTTGAAGGTCAGCAGGATGAACACCAGCAGCCACACACGCGGGTTGAAGAACACATCGCCCAGGCGCGAGACCTTGCCGTGCTCCTCCTGCTGCAAGTTGGCCTTGAGCATCTGCTTTTCAGCATCCGATAGCCAGCCGGCCTTGTCGATGTTGTCGCACAGGCAAGTGAACACCACCACCGCCATGATCACCGAAGGCACGCCTTCGATCAGCAGCATCCACTGCCAGCCGGCCATGTCGTGCCAGCCATCGAGGCTGGTCATCAGCCAGCCCGACAGCACGCCGCCCAAGGTCAGGCTGACCGGCATCGCCATCAGGAAACCCGACATCACCCGGCTCTGCCGATGGGTCGGGAACCAGTAGTTGAGGTACAGGATCACGCCGGGGAAGAAACCGGCCTCGCAGATCCCGAGCAAAAAGCGCAGCACGTAGAACATGGTGCTGGACTCGATATGGAAAAACGCCGCCAGCGGCTGGGTGAACGCCACGGCCATCGAGATGATCGCCCAGCTCAGCATGATGCGGGCGATCCAGAAACGCGCGCCATAGCGATGCAGCAGCAGGTTGCTCGGCACCTCGAACAGGAAGTAGCCCCAGAAGAACACGCTGGCGCCCAGGGCATACACGGTGTTGCTGAACTGCAGGTCGTCGAGCATGCTCAACTTGGCGAAGCCGATGTTGACGCGGTCCAGATAGGCTGCCATGTAGCACAGCAGCAGGACCGGCAGGATACGCAAGATGACCTTGCGGTAGGTGCGATCTTCGAATGCCTGATCGCGAACGGGGTCGACAGTTTGATGATCCATGGCCAAGCCTCTCGGCATGTCGTGCATGCCTGATTGTTGTTATCGAAAAAGCACCGGACGCGACCGCGCCCGGTGGTGATGCTGGTCAGCGAATCGGTTCACGGCTGGGCTGGCCATCGACCAGGCGCAACAGCCCCAGGGGGTTGGCGTCGCGCAGTGCCTCGGGCAGCAACGCATCGGGGAAGTTCTGGTAGCACACCGGGCGCAGGAAGCGGTCGATCGACAGGGTCCCGACCGAGGTGCCACGGCTATCGGAGGTGGCCGGATACGGGCCGCCGTGGACCATGGCGTCACACACCTCGACACCGGTGGGGTAGCCGTTGACCAGCACTCGACCGGCCTTCTGTTCGAGTACCGCCACCAGCGGCCCCGCCTCGGCGAGGTCGGCAGGCTCGCCGATCAGGGTCGCGGTCAGTTGCCCACCCAGTGCGTGCAGCGCGGCCAGCAACTGGGCCTGGTCGGCCAGCTCGACCACCACCGTGGCCGGGCCGAAGACTTCTTCCTGCAGCAAGGGCTCACCGTCCAGCAGCAACTGCGCATCGGCTTGGAACAACTGCGGCCAGGCCTGGTTGCCCTGCTGCTCGGCACCCGCCAGATGCTGCACGCCAGCCTGCGCCTTGAGCGTGGCCACACCGTGGGCATAACTGGCCAGGGTGCCGATGTTGAGCATGGTCTGCGGCCCCTGGTCGGCCATCTGCACGCGCAGGTGCTCGACGAACGCGCTGAACTCAGGCGAGCGTACGCCCAACACCAGGCCTGGATTGGTGCAGAACTGTCCACAGCCCAGCACCACCGAAGCAGCTAGCTCGCGAGCGACAGCCTCGCCACGGGCAGCCAGCGCCTGCGGCAGGACGAGCACCGGGTTGATGCTGCTCATTTCAGCAAACACCGGGATCGGCTGCGGCCGCGCCGCAGCCATGTCGCACAGGGCGCGGCCGCCCTTGAGCGAGCCGGTGAAGCCGACGGCCTGGATGGCGGGGTGCTTGACCAGCGCCTCGCCGACGCTCCCGCCAAAGATCATGTTGAACACGCCAGCCGGCATGCCGCAACGCTCGGCGGCCCCGACGATGGCCTCGGCCACCCACTGCGCCGTGGCCATATGCCCGCTGTGCGCCTTGAACACTACCGGACAGCCCGCAGCCAGTGCCGCAGCGGTATCGCCGCCGGCGGTGGAGAACGCCAAGGGGAAGTTGCTGGCACCGAACACCGCCACCGGGCCCAGGCCCATGCGGCACTGGCGGATGTCCAGGCGCGGCAGCGGAGCGCGCTGGGGCTGCGCCCGATCGATGCGTGCGCCTGCGAAATCCCCCCGGCGCAGTACCGTGGCGAACAGCCGCAGCTGGCCGCTGGTGCGCGCTCGCTCACCCTGGATACGGCCAGCGGGCAATGCCGTTTCACGGCATACGGTATCGATGAAATCGTCGCCCAGGGCATCCAGCGCCTCGGCAATGGCATCGAGGAATTCGGCCCGGCGTGCGGCGGACAGCGCTCGGTAGATCGGGTAGGCCGCCGCTGCCGCGAGCGCAGCTGCGTCCACTTCCTCTACCGTGGCCTGGTGAAACGCCTGTGCCAGCGCCTGCCCGGTGCGTGCGTCGACGCTGTGCAAGGCCGCCTGGCCGGTAGCGCGGCGACCCCCGCCGATGAATTGTTGGCCTGCGAGTGAAGTCATGGGTGGTTCCTTGGCGTTGCGAAAGACATTGGGCGCTAATCTAGGCGGCTCTGCGATTCTTGCCCAATGGCTTTTAGGGATCATCCGATAACGCTTTGTTATCAGTCACCTTGCGTTCGCCGTGCGTTGGCCACGAGGATCTCGGCAAACTCCAACGCCGCGCCGCTCAAGGGCTCGCCTTTGCGAGTGAGGATCCCGTAATCCTGGGGTGTCAGGTGCAGGGGCGTGTCGAGGTTGACCAATACGCCACTGGCCAGGTGAGGCTCGACCATCGCCTGGGGCAGCATGCCGATCATCGGCCCGCCCAACAGCACCTTGAGGAAGGTCTGCATGGAAATGGTATCGATGGTGTTGCGCGGCACCGCCACGCCTGCCTCGGCGAAGGCCCGCTCCATGCGCCCGCGAATCGGCGTGCCCTTGGGATAGAGAATCCATGGCCACTCGAGCAACTGTGGCAGGGTCACAGGCCCCACGGCGCTCAACGGATGCTGGTCGTTGACCACAAAGCAGAACGGCTCCGGCGCCAGCGGCTGGAAATCGAAGCGCTGGTGCTGCGAGACATCGGTAAAGCGGGCCACGGCCAGGTGCAGGTTCTTGTCTTCGAGCATGGCCATCAGGTGGTCGCTGGTCTGCTCCACCACCTCGATCGACAACAAGGGCTTGCGCTGCTTGATCTCGACGATCGCATCCGGCAGCGCCACCGCGGTGGCGGCGAAGATGCCGCCCACCTTCAAATGTCCATGGCCCCCCTGGCGCAGGCTGTCGATCTGGTCGACGAAGTTGCGCGCATCGTTGAGCGCGACCTGGGCGTAGCGCACCACCTGCTCGCCCAGCGCGGTCGGCGGCATGCTGCGCGGCAGGCGTTCGAACAGGGCGAAGCCGAGCAGGTTCTCGATCTCCTTGAGCATCTTGCTGATCGCCGGCTGGCTGAGGTTCATCTGCTGCGCGGCCAGGTGCATGTTGTGGGTGCGCCCGAGCGTGTCGATAAGCAGCAGGTGACGAAACTTGAGCCAGTTGCAGACGTGGGAGAAGGACAGGTCCGACATGGAATCCACCTTTGGTGCAATAACCTGATGTTATCGAATAGTGAAAAGATGCCATTGGAGTTTATCGCGTGGCTTGCCTAGCGTGCAGCTTTCCAGATCCAAGAGACTTTGATGCCATGCCGATGACGCTCACTCCCGCCAACACCCTGCCCGAGGACGGCCTGACCGGCACCCTGATCGGCCGCGCCTGGACCCCGGCGAGCCTGGCGGCCCATCGTTGATCACCCTGCGCGCCGACGGCGTGTTCGACCTGTCCGAACGCTTCGCCACCCTCAGCCAGTTGCTCGAAAGCGAAAACCCGCTGCAGGCTGTGCGCACCACCCCCGGCCGCTTCCTGGGCAGCGTCGAGGCATTGCTGGGTAACAGCGGTGCGGCCTTCGACGCCAGCCAGCCCTATCTGCTCGCGCCGGTCGATCTGCAGGTGATCAAGGCCGCGGGCGTGACCTTCGCCGCCAGCATGATCGAGCGGGTGATCGAAGAGCAGGCCGGTGGCGATGCCAGCAAGGCCGAGGCCGTGCGCGCCACGGTGCGTTCGGTGATCGGCGATAACCTGCGTGCGGTGCGCCCCGGTTCGCAACAGGCCATGGCGCTGAAGACGCTGCTGATCGAACAGGGCATGTGGTCGCAATACCTGGAGGTGGGCATCGGCCCCGATGCCGAGGTATTCACCAAGGCCCCGGTACTGGCAGCGGTCGGCAGCGGCAGCGCCATCGGCGTGCACCCGCACTCGGCGTGGAACAACCCCGAACCCGAGGTGGTGCTGGCGGTCGACAGCCGCGGTCGCATCCATGGCGCGACCCTGGGCAACGACGTCAACCTGCGCGACTTCGAGGGGCGCAGCGCCCTGCTCCTGAGCAAGGCCAAGGACAACAACGCGTCCTGCGCCATTGGTCCGTTCATTCGCCTGTTCGACGAGACCTTCGACCTGGACGCGGTACGCCGTTGCGTGGTCGATCTGGAAGTCCAGGGCAGCGACGGTTACCGCCTGGTCGGCAGCAGCTCGATGGACCAGATCAGCCGCGACCCCGAGGATCTGGTCCGGCAGACCCTGAATGAGAACCACCAGTACCCCGACGGTTTCCTGCTGTTCCTGGGTACCCTGTTCGCCCCTACCGAAGACCGCGACCAGCCAGGGGCCGGCTTCACCCACAAACCCGGTGACAGCGTGCGCATCGCCAGCCCGCTACTGGGCCAACTGCGCAATCAGGTCACCACCAGTGACCAGGCCGCCCCCTGGACCTTCGGCTTGTCCGCGCTGATGCGCAACCTGGCCGCCCGAGGTTTGCTGCAACCCTGAATGCACTGGGCACCGCCGCATCCATAACAACAAGAAGCGAGGCAGAACATGCAGACCCAAACCCCAGACACCGTCCCCGACCCACGCCAACTGCGCCGGGCCATCTATACCGGCGCCATCGGCAGTGCCCTGGAGTACTACGATTTCGCCATCTATGGGCTGGCCTCGGCGCTGGTCTTCGGCCATATCTTCTTCCCGTCCCTGGGCACCACCGGCGCGCTGCTGGCCAGTTTCGCCACCTATGGCGCGGGGTTCCTGGCGCGGCCGTTCGGCGGGCTGTTCTTCGGCTCGCTCGGCGACCGCAAGGGCCGCAAGTTGGTGCTGTTGCTGACCATCGCCCTGATGGGTACCGCCACCACCCTGA
Proteins encoded in this window:
- a CDS encoding sugar O-acetyltransferase, encoding MQNLDTQFERIRTGQMYNDLTPELVAAREQAVLLSNQYNASFSRPAAERQAILRRLLGSIGEGVHFEPTFRCEFGRNIHIGNNFYANFDCVMLDGGGIFIGDDVLLAPRVGIYTSNHAIDAAERAAGGCYAKPVRIGNRVWIGAGVHVNQGVTIGDGSVIGSGSVVTSDIPPNVVAAGVPCRVLRPITDADKTGFRP
- a CDS encoding sigma-70 family RNA polymerase sigma factor; this encodes MPASSPPSPQDTVGTLYRDHSDWLHQWLRKRMACSETAADLAHDTFVRLLSTRRVFDLRQPRAYLSSVARSILIDSYRRRSIERAYLETLANLPEALEVSPETRLLILETLVEIDAMLDGLGARTRSVFLLSQLEGLSYVEIARRLSLSVTTVKKHATRALTHVLLHLEG
- a CDS encoding FecR domain-containing protein produces the protein MSPALNREVLEAAASWYVELRCAPGDPALLGAHSRWLAADPSHAAAWSRVGMLQSKLERITPGIGERTLNSAFARRRASLKVLGVLMLVGGSGLLGWRQPTLRALRADEQTAIGERRDLTLADGSQLQLNTASAVNIRFDARLRSIELVRGEIAISTRPDPLGRPLLVHTPEGSVHALGTRFVVRRKGEGSQVSVQEHAVEVRPASLTGQVTRVEAGQCVSFDAQHCQAVQPASGDEDAWTQGMLVVHNWRLEAFLRELGRYRRGHLGCSADIAALRISGAFQLTDSDLVLRNLCTTLSLQARHFTRYWVQLQPA
- a CDS encoding TonB-dependent siderophore receptor, producing MPSTALIRGYRYAPLQQALRRALLGSVLVLASVPLHAQPHPTATTVAIAAGPLETALKQFAAATSTSVSYEPELVRGLRSPGVSGEHSPGEALQILLGGTGLHIIAVDDGSFSLAPDSAGALELGATTISSQLLNATSEGTGSYAARAVTIGKGVHSLRETPQSVTVMTRKMLDDQNLNTLEQVLDKTPGITVYDSPMGGKYFYSRGFNLDGQYQYDGVPLDVGGNYVQANSFSSDMAFYDRVEILKGAAGMMKGSGSSAGGVNFVRKRGQDKPTTTVTLSAGSWDNYRGQVDVGGPLNESGTLRGRAVATLQDRQYFYDNADRQDQVLYGALDWDVTEDTTLGFGLAYEDVDASPCYHGLPRYADGADLKLSRSTCLGASWNDLQSQRITAFADLKHRFNEDWTLNFASIYTHNNQNIEYGYSEGSVPVGASSGAMSRYAGRFDYDQDDYGFDSYVDGKFEAFGLEHEIIVGANASDQKTHDYFALMRLTGSQNPFDPSSDFPHPSKDDYLVDPIRGSSVPTETRTRQWGTYANLRLKLAEPLTLVLGARVSWYRNRSDSFTQAWGGYWVNNRSQENGQVTPFAAVLYDLNDQWTAYASYSDIFQPQSNLVNAEGQSLQPKTGANYEIGIKGELLDGGLNTAFNLFRTIEDHRAETDFIGTCAGSGDGYCYTDSGKVRAQGFEAEVSGSPIDRLQLLAGYTYTQTKYLKTINDTDPTELTFTSSFIPRHMLKVWGDYQLAGALDRWTLGAGVNSQSDNSRRTGTTRVVQPGYTLWSGRVQYRIDQNWSVALNGNNLFDKKYYATIGAPGWGNFYGEPRNFMVTLKGTF
- a CDS encoding 2-hydroxyacid dehydrogenase; translated protein: MNEAQGGTAKPALLMLAPLLAEHEARLAERFVLVRAYDADARRALWAERPERFAALVTNGAQGVPPLLMAALPKLSLIAVNGVGVDAIDLEQARLRGIRVSTTDDILTDAVADQAVALLLALLRQVCLADRFVRAGHWRQGGFPLLGTSLRGQRVGIIGLGRIGTAIAERLRPFGVELAYHNRRALAGCEYAYHGDPRSLAEASDILLVAAAGGAGSRHLVDAQVLEALGAGGVLVNVARGSVVDEGELVARLSDGRLGGAALDVFADEPQVPEALFALDNVVLQPHLGSATLQTRRAMADHVVRAVLAG
- a CDS encoding MFS transporter, which translates into the protein MPRGLAMDHQTVDPVRDQAFEDRTYRKVILRILPVLLLCYMAAYLDRVNIGFAKLSMLDDLQFSNTVYALGASVFFWGYFLFEVPSNLLLHRYGARFWIARIMLSWAIISMAVAFTQPLAAFFHIESSTMFYVLRFLLGICEAGFFPGVILYLNYWFPTHRQSRVMSGFLMAMPVSLTLGGVLSGWLMTSLDGWHDMAGWQWMLLIEGVPSVIMAVVVFTCLCDNIDKAGWLSDAEKQMLKANLQQEEHGKVSRLGDVFFNPRVWLLVFILLTFNTGFYGLAFWMPSIIKSAGVTSSLEIGLLTAIPYGVAVIAMFLNARHSNRTGERRLHAAVPAFIGGCGLILSAAFSGNVVLSILFLTVAASGVLSLMPIYWTLPGTVLSGVAAAAGIGMINAIGNLSGFTGSMITAVAENLTGDINNGTYVLGLCLFVSGVLIMAIPAAMLGRSKASSNSRLELEAA
- a CDS encoding aldehyde dehydrogenase (NADP(+)) gives rise to the protein MTSLAGQQFIGGGRRATGQAALHSVDARTGQALAQAFHQATVEEVDAAALAAAAAYPIYRALSAARRAEFLDAIAEALDALGDDFIDTVCRETALPAGRIQGERARTSGQLRLFATVLRRGDFAGARIDRAQPQRAPLPRLDIRQCRMGLGPVAVFGASNFPLAFSTAGGDTAAALAAGCPVVFKAHSGHMATAQWVAEAIVGAAERCGMPAGVFNMIFGGSVGEALVKHPAIQAVGFTGSLKGGRALCDMAAARPQPIPVFAEMSSINPVLVLPQALAARGEAVARELAASVVLGCGQFCTNPGLVLGVRSPEFSAFVEHLRVQMADQGPQTMLNIGTLASYAHGVATLKAQAGVQHLAGAEQQGNQAWPQLFQADAQLLLDGEPLLQEEVFGPATVVVELADQAQLLAALHALGGQLTATLIGEPADLAEAGPLVAVLEQKAGRVLVNGYPTGVEVCDAMVHGGPYPATSDSRGTSVGTLSIDRFLRPVCYQNFPDALLPEALRDANPLGLLRLVDGQPSREPIR
- a CDS encoding LysR family transcriptional regulator, giving the protein MSDLSFSHVCNWLKFRHLLLIDTLGRTHNMHLAAQQMNLSQPAISKMLKEIENLLGFALFERLPRSMPPTALGEQVVRYAQVALNDARNFVDQIDSLRQGGHGHLKVGGIFAATAVALPDAIVEIKQRKPLLSIEVVEQTSDHLMAMLEDKNLHLAVARFTDVSQHQRFDFQPLAPEPFCFVVNDQHPLSAVGPVTLPQLLEWPWILYPKGTPIRGRMERAFAEAGVAVPRNTIDTISMQTFLKVLLGGPMIGMLPQAMVEPHLASGVLVNLDTPLHLTPQDYGILTRKGEPLSGAALEFAEILVANARRTQGD